The Phaeacidiphilus oryzae TH49 region AGGTGAGCAGCGCCGGGATCGGCCCCTGGCACGTCGGGGACCCGATCGACCCGCGCGCCGCCGAGGTCCTGGCCGGCCACGGCTACCCCACCGGCCACATCGCCGAGCAGGTCGGGCCCCGCCACCTCAAGGCGGACCTGCTGCTGGCGATGGACGCCGGCCACGAGACGGCGCTCCGCCGGCTGCTCCACCGCGAGTACGGCAGCGGCGCGGAGGGCGATCCGGCCGCCCGGGTCCGCCTGCTGCGCTCCTTCGACCCGCGCGCGGTGGCCGCCGGAGAGCTGGACGTGCCCGACCCCTACTACGGCGGGGACGAGGGCTTCCAGGAGATGCTGGAGATGATCGAGGCGGCGATGCCCGGCCTGCTGGACTGGGTGCGCGAGCAGCCGGAGGGGTGAGCGCCATGCCAGAGGACCGGACCAGAGCGGCCGCGGCGGCCGCGGAGCGGCTGACCGGAAGGGCCGTGTCGGACCCCCGGCCGATGCCGGGCGGGGACGGCGGCTCGGCCCTCACCCGGGTCCGGCTGGCGGACGGCGGGGCCGCGGTGGTGAAGCGCGGGCAGGCGCCCCGGGCGGTGCCCGCCGAGGCGGCCGGGCTGCGCTGGCTGGCCGAGGCCGGCGCCCCGACCCCCGCCGTCCTGGGCGCGGACGAGGAGTGGCTGGTCATCGAGGCGGTGCCGGAAGGCTCCGCCGGTCCGGCCGAGGCCGAGGAGCTGGGCCGCCGGCTGGCCCGGACCCATGCGGCCGGCGCCCCGGCCTTCGGCTCGCCGCCGCCCGGCGGCCCGGCGGACGCCTGGATCGGCCGGGCGCCGATGCGCAACCGCGAGGGCCGGGACTGGCCCGCCTGGTACGCAGAGCACCGCCTCCTCCCCTATCTCAGGACGGCCGTGGACCGGGGCTCGATCGAGCCGGGGGCCGAGGCGGGCGCGATCGAGGAGGTCTGCTCCCGCCTCCCCCGGCTGGCCGGTCCGCCCGAGCCGCCGGCCCGGCTGCACGGCGACCTGTGGAGCGGCAACGTCCTGTGGGCCGGCGCGGCCTCCGGCGACGCCCGGCTGATCGATCCGGCGGCGCACGGCGGGCACCGCGAGACCGACCTCGCCATGCTGCGCCTCTTCGGCTGCCCGCAGCTGGACCGGATCCTGACGGCCTATCAGGAGGAGACGCCACTGGCCGACGGATGGGCGGAGCGGGTGCCGCTGCACCAGCTCTTCCCGCTCCTGGTGCACGCGGCCCTCTTCGGCGGGGGTTACGGCGGCCAGGCGGTCGCGGCCGCGCGGACGGCGCTCGCGCGGGGCTGAGGCCGACGGGGCTGAGGCCGACGGGGCTGAGCCCGCCAGGGCCCCGTGCGCGGAACTGCTCGCTGACACGCCGTCACACGCAGTCTTGCGCACGGCCGTTCACAGCTTCTACCGTTCTCCCCAGCGTCTCCGGTACCGCATCCGCACCGTTCGAGACCCCAGGGAAGGACCGCCGCATGCGCCGCGTCCCTCGTACCCTCCACACCCTCCGCATCCGACGCAGACTCTCCGCGGCCGGGCTGCTGCTCCTCGCCGCGGCCGTACTGCCGGGCGTCACCCCCGGCCCGGCGGCGGCCGCGGCCGGGCCGGCAGCGGCCGCCGCAGCCTCCGCGCCCTCCGCGCCCTCCGCGACCTTCCGGGACGCCGGGTCCTCCCTGGACCTCACCGTCGCGGCGGCCTCCGGCGCCCCCGGTTACACCCTCCGGATCGACCGGTCGCCGTTCCGGATCACCACCCTGCGCGGCGGCGACGCCGGGCCGACCGTCATGGCCACCACCGCCGGCCAGGCCGGCTCCTCCGGCCCGGCGGACTTCCTCACCGCCTCCGGCTGGGCCACCGCCACCGCCGTGCGGCAGGCGCGCTGGGCCGACGGCGTGTTGGACCTGACCCTCGCCACCACCGCCGCCGGCGACACCGTCGACTACCGGATCACCCCGGCCGCCGACCGCTACCGCACCACCTGGTCGATCGCCGGGCCGGCGCCCGCGACCCAGGTCGCCGCCCACTACACCACCGCCTCCGCCGGCCACTGGTACGGGCAGGGCGAGACGCCGAACAGCTACCAGCCCTGGCCGCTGGACACCGGCAGCGTCCGGGACACCTCGATGGCCCCGGCCGAGTACCTGATGACCGAGCCGTTCTGGTTCACCCAGCGCGGCAGCGGGCTGTGGGTCGACACCCACGACGTCATGGACGTCTCGATGAACTCGCTCACCCCCGGCGTCTTCGGCTACGCCCTCACCGGCAGCTCCGCGATGGACGCCACCGTCTTCGTCGAGCGCACCGCCCGCGACGTCTACCAGGACTACCTGGGCATCACCGGCCCGCCCGCCCAGGTCCGGGCCACCAAGCAGGAGTTCGCCCAGCCGCTGTGGAACACCTGGGCGCAGTTCTACACCTCGGTCACCGAGGACGGCGTCCTCTCCTACGCCCAGGGCCTCCACGACGCCGGCGTCCCGGCCCAGGCGATCCAGGTGGACGACGGCTGGATGACCCACTACGGGGACTTCGCCTTCAACAGCAAGTTCCCCAGCCCGAAGACCCTCTCCGACCGGATCCACGCGCTGGGCGACAAGTTCGGCCTGTGGGTGACCCTGTGGATCAACAACGACGCGGACGACTACGCCTACGCCGCCCAGCACGGCTATCTGCTGCGGTCCAAGTCCGACCCGTCCAAGCCCTGCTCGGTGAGCTGGTGGAACGGCACCGCCGGGATCGTCGACCTGGCCAACCCGGCCGCCCGGGCCTGGTACACCGGGCAGTTGACGAACCTTCAGCAGACCTACGGCGTCGACGGGTTCAAGTTCGACACCCGGTTCTTCGACGAGTCCTGCGCCGCCTACCCCGGCTACTCCGCGCTGGACTACCTCACCCTGGGCGCACAGCTCACCTCGCAGTTCGACCAGCAGGGCGCGGGGGTGCGGATCCACTGGACCGGCTCGCAGAAGTACGGCTTCGTCACCCGCCAGGTGGACAAGGGCACCGGCTGGCCGTACCTCCGCTCGGCGGTCGCGCAGAACCTGGCGATCTCCACCGTCGGCTACCCGTTCATCGAGACCGACATGATCGGCGGCTCGCTCGGCCAGCCGCCCGCCACCAAGGACGTCCTGGTCCGCTGGGCGCAGGCGGCCTCGGCGATGCCGCTGATGTACTCCTCCACCTCGCCGCTTGGGGTCAGCAACCCGTACGGGAGCCAGTCCTACGACCGCCAGACGGTGGCGCTGTACACGGCGGCGGTCAAGCTCCACGAGCGGCTGGCGCCGTATGTGCAGAAGCAGGTGGCGCGGGCGGAGAGGAGCGGTGAGCCGATCATGAAGCCGCTCTTCTTCGACTTCCCGGGCGACCAGGCCGGCTACACCGTCAGCGACGAGTGGCTGCTCGGCGACGACCTGCTGGCCGCCCCGGTCCTCGCGGACTCGGCCACCCGCGCCGTCCACCTCCCGCCGGGCCGCTGGTACGACACGGTCCACCACCGGGTGCTGACCGGACCGGCCGACCTCCCGTCCTTCTCCGCCGATCTGGACCAGACCCCGCTCTTCGTCCGGCTCGGCACCCCGGACACCGGCGCGCTGATCTCCGCGCTCGCCCCCGCCGCCACCCGGCCCTGAGCGCCGGGGGCGGAGGGAAGCGGAGGGAAGCACCGCCCGCCGCCCGGCCGTGCCGGGCGGCGGGTTCAGTCCGGCAGGGTCTCGCCGCGGGTCTCCGGGGCCAGGCGGACCAGCAGGATGCCGACCGCGAAGACGACCGCGGTGAGGGTGAGCGGCAGGGTGAGCGAACCGGTGGCGTGGATGCCGTAGCCGATCAGGAAGGTGCCGGCCGCCGCCACCCAGCGGGAGAAGGTGGTGGTGAAGGCGAAGGCGGTGGCCCGCATCCGGGTCGGGTACTGCTCGGGCAGCCACAGCGTGAAGACCGCGAAGCTGGCGCCGCCGAGCCCGAGCAGCGGCAGGAAGCAGAAGGTGACCGCGATCGAGTGCATCGGGTACGCGATCCCGTAGGCGCCCACGGTACCGACGATCATCAGGCCGAACATGCAGGCCAGCGCGGATCGGCGGCCCCAGCGCTGGGCGAGCCGGGGCACCGCGAAGCAGCCGAGGACGGTGAAGGCGGCCACCGTCATCGAGGAGAGGCCGGCCAGCCGGACGATGTCGCCCTTGGTCCAACCGCCCTGGGTGGCCAGGTTGCTGACGGCGGTGGGGACGTAGGTCGAGCCGGCCCACAGGCCGATCACGCAGACCACCAGCAGCACCAGGTTGCCGAGGGTGCGGGAGCGGTAGCCGGGTGAGAAGACCTCCTTGGCCGGCTCCCAGAACGAGCGCCTGCGGGCCTCCGCGCTCTTCTCCTCCCACTTGTCCGGCTCCGGCATGGTCCGGCGGAGGAAGAAGACCGCGATCGCCGGGATCGCCCCGACCGCGAACATCCCGCGCCAGCCCAGCGAGGTGCCGAAGAGGAGGTAGATCGCGGAGACCACGATCACGCCGAGGTAGGCGGCGGAGTGCATCAGCCCGGAGAACCGCTCGCGGGAGCGCTCCGGCAGCGCCTCGGCGAGCAGCGTCCCGGCCATCGCCCACTCGCCGCCGACGCCGACCGCCGCCAGGAAGCGGAAGGCGTTCCACTCCCACAGGTCGGTGGAGATCCCGGCGAGGGCGGTGAAGACGCCGTACATCAGGATGGAGGCCATCATCGCGGGCCTGCGGCCGAACCGGTCCGCGACCGGCCCCCAGAGGAAGGAGAAGCCCCAGCCGAGGAGGAAGACCGCGGCGCTGATCTGGCCGTACCAGCCGACCGCGGCGGGGGTGTCGGCGATTCCGGAGCGCGGCAGCAGCACGGCCATGGTCGGGGCGAGCACCAGGCCGAAGATCGTCCAGTTGAAGCCGTCCATCGCCCAGCCGCTGAACGAGCCCCAGAACGCCCGGGACTGATCCCGGGTCAGCCGGGGGCGCTGCCCGTCGGCCGGATCGGGACCGCTGCCGTCGGCGTCGGCGTTGGCGGCAGCGGTGGCAGCGGCGGCGGTGGCGGTCGCAGAGGCCGGGGCCGAGACCGGGCCGGTGCCGGCCCCGGCGCCGCGGCCTGTGTCTCCGGCTGGTTCGTCGATGGTCATCGGGCGGCCCCTTCGTCGCGGTCGTCTCGATTCGGCGAGATCGTTCAACGGAATTCAGCGAACAGGTCCAGTGGCTGGACCACTGGGCCGTCAGAGTGCCAGAGATCACGGAGGGCCTGTCAAGGGGTAGGCCGGGCCGCCCCCGGACTTCACACCTTCACCACCGGCAGGGGAACGGTTCGCCCGCACCCCGCCCGCCGCGCACGGTACCGTGCGGGCCATGAGCGAGGTTGATCGCCGCTGCCAGGCGCGCATCCTCGGGCCCGACGGCCGGCGGGTGGTCGGCGGAGGACTGCTGTACCGCCCCGACGCGGTGGTGACCTGCGCGCACGTGGTGGGCCCCGAGCCGGTGCCGGTGCTGGTGGACTTCCCCTTCCTGCCGGAGGTACCGCCGGTCACCGCCGAGGTGTCCTCCTGGCATCCGCTCACCCCGGAGGGGCGCGGCGACGTCGCCGTCCTCTCGCTGTCCGCCACCCCGCCCGGCGCGGCACCGCCCCCGCTCGGCGATCCGGACGCCGGCGCGGGTTCCGGCGCCGGCGCCGGCTACCGGGTGTACGGCTTTCCGGCCGGATACCCGGACGGCCTCTGGGCCCGCGGCACCGTCAGCGGGCGGACCGCCGGCGGCCTCCTCCAACTGGACGGGCGGACCGGCCAGGGCGCCCGGCTCGCCCGGGGCTTCAGCGGCTCCCCGGTGTGGGACGAGGAGCAGGAGGCGGTGATCGGCATCGTCGCCGCCGTGGAGCGGGATCCGGCCACCGCGCTCGGCTTCGCCCTCCCGGTCGGCACCCCGCCGGGTGCCTGGCCAGCGCCCGCCCGGGCCCCGCTGCCCGCGACCCGGTTGACCGTGCGGGCGCCGGACGGCACGGTGATCCGCGTCGTGCCGCTCAGCCACCAGCCGGACGGGACGGGCGAGTTGTGGGTCGGCCGGGAGACCCCGGCCGGGGCCCGGCCGCCGATCGCCGTGCCGGACCGGGAGCGGGTGGTGAGCCGCTTCCACTGCCTGCTGGTCTGCGTACGCGGCCGCTGGCATGTCGAGCCGGCCCCGGACACCGTCGGCACCTTCCTCCGCCGCTCCGGGCAGCGCGGCGGGCCGGACCGGATCGACGGGCGAACGCAGCTGTGGCACGGGGACGCGGTGTGGCTGCGCGCCGACCGCTCGCCGGCCGGCACCGGGCGGCACCGGTACTGGTCCCTGGAGTTCGCCGACGACCAATCGACCTGGCGGCCGGCGCCCCGGGACGCCGGTTCGGGAGCGGAGAGCCGGAGTTGAGGCCCCGTCCGATCCGCCGCCCGTGCAACCGCGGAACTCGGCAGGCCCGTCCTCCCCCGTGAGAGGACGGGGCCGATCCGGTTCACCGCCGGCCCGTATGACCCGTCCGGTCGCAGACCCGACCGGTGACAACCGCAGACTCGGAAGAGACGGGGGACGTCTACTCATGAGCAGCCGCGCCGAACCGCGCTACCGGTCCCAACTCCTCGCCACCGGCCTGGCCGCCGCGGCCGCGGCCGGCCTGCTGGTCGCCACGGGCGCCGTCGACCCGCTCCCGGCCATCGGCCGGCTCGTGGAGCAGAGCACCGCCTCCGCGGTGCTGGCCGCGGTCATCCTCGGCGACGCCCTGTGGGTGCTGCTGCTGATCGCCCTGCGGCTGCGCGGCACCGCCCGGCAGCGGACCCCGGCCCCGCTCTTCAGAAGCGGCGACGGCCTGGACCTGGCGGCGGCCTGCTCGGCCCTGACGGCCGCCCGCGCCGAGACCCCGTACGCCCCCGTCCGGGCGCTGGTCTGGGCGATGCCCGCGCTCGGCTTCATCGGCACGGCCAGCGAGATGTCCCGGGCGATCGGCGGGCTCGGGCAGGCGATCGGCGGCACCGGTGGCTACGACGCCCTCACCCGGGTGCTGGTCGGGCGGGTGATCCCGCCGCTCGCCGGGGCCTTCGGGGTCACCCTGTTCGCCCTCGGCTGCAGCGTGGTCTGCCATGTGCTGCTGCAGTTCGCCCACACCCACGAGCAGCGGGTGCTGCTGCGCCGGGACGAGGCCGTGCTCGCGGACCTCCGCAGGTCCGCCGGGCGGACCGATCCGGCCCGTGAACTCCGCTCCGCCGCACAGGAGTTGCGTACCGCCGCGCATGAGCAGAGCCGGGCCGCGCGGATCTCCCCGTCCGCTCTCACCGGCACCTCGGAGGCGCTGTCCTCGGTGGACGCCGGGGCCAGGATCGCCGCCAGCTCGCTCGGCGAGCTCAAGCGGCAGCTGGACGCCGTCAACCGCCGCACCGGACAGGGCCGCGACGGGCTGCGGTCCGGCCCGACCGGGCCGAACCCCGGCGGCGCGACCGGCTTCGGGGCTGAGGACCGGAGCGGGCAGGAGGTCCGGACCCTGCTGCTGACCATCAGCGGGCAGCTGGCGCAGCTGGAGAAGGCGCTCGACCGCTCGTACCTGATCCGCGAGGAGAAGGCCCGCTCGCGCTGGCTCCCCTGGCGGCGGCAGCCGCTGCGGGTGGAGCCGCTGCCGGGCACCCCGGCCGCCCGCCGCCCGGCGTCGGGCCGCCCCTACCAGCGGGCGGGGCGCTGATGCAGAGCTTCGGACGGTCGTCACCCTGGAGCGGGGCGCGCGCAGAGGGCGAGAGCGTCCCGCTGGAGCTCCGGTTCATCGACCTGCTGATGATCGTCATCGCGGCACTGCTGCTGGTCGCCGTGCTGCTCAGCGTGGTCAGCGCGCATCTGCCGGCGCACAGCGGCAGCGGGGCGGTCGCCCGGCCCCCGCTGCGGGTGGCCACGGCTCAGCTGCCGGACGCCACCGCCGGACGGTCGTACACCCTGACCCTCGCGGCCACCGGCGGGGACGGCACCGACCGCTGGACCGCCGCCGGGCCACTGCCGGCCGGGCTGCGGCTGGACGGCTCGGGGGTGCTCTCCGGAACGCCCTCGGCGGCCGGCGGCACCTCGTTCCGGGTCACCGTCGCCGACGGCACCGGCGCCTCCTCGACCCGGACGCTCGCCCTGCGGGTGGCCGCCGCCCCGGCGGCGGCTACCGGGCCGCGCGCGGCGCCGGCCCACCACGGCACCGGGATCAGCTGGTGGGTGGCACTGCTACTGTCCCTGCTGGCACTGCGCGGTCTGTATGGGGTGTACCGATGGATCAAGTGGATGCGGCTGCCGCCGGGTACGTACACGGTGACCAAGCGCTAGCGGTCGGACGCCGGGGGCGGCGGGGGCCGGAAGGGGGACGCGGATGGGCTTCGCCACGGGGCAGCGGCTGTCCACCGGGCACCGGGTCGAGGAGGTGCGCCTGGGCGGCCTCTCCGAGGTGGCCGTGGTGCGCGACCAGAACGACGACTGGCAGGCGGTG contains the following coding sequences:
- a CDS encoding trypsin-like peptidase domain-containing protein codes for the protein MSEVDRRCQARILGPDGRRVVGGGLLYRPDAVVTCAHVVGPEPVPVLVDFPFLPEVPPVTAEVSSWHPLTPEGRGDVAVLSLSATPPGAAPPPLGDPDAGAGSGAGAGYRVYGFPAGYPDGLWARGTVSGRTAGGLLQLDGRTGQGARLARGFSGSPVWDEEQEAVIGIVAAVERDPATALGFALPVGTPPGAWPAPARAPLPATRLTVRAPDGTVIRVVPLSHQPDGTGELWVGRETPAGARPPIAVPDRERVVSRFHCLLVCVRGRWHVEPAPDTVGTFLRRSGQRGGPDRIDGRTQLWHGDAVWLRADRSPAGTGRHRYWSLEFADDQSTWRPAPRDAGSGAESRS
- a CDS encoding glycoside hydrolase family 31 protein, with translation MRRVPRTLHTLRIRRRLSAAGLLLLAAAVLPGVTPGPAAAAAGPAAAAAASAPSAPSATFRDAGSSLDLTVAAASGAPGYTLRIDRSPFRITTLRGGDAGPTVMATTAGQAGSSGPADFLTASGWATATAVRQARWADGVLDLTLATTAAGDTVDYRITPAADRYRTTWSIAGPAPATQVAAHYTTASAGHWYGQGETPNSYQPWPLDTGSVRDTSMAPAEYLMTEPFWFTQRGSGLWVDTHDVMDVSMNSLTPGVFGYALTGSSAMDATVFVERTARDVYQDYLGITGPPAQVRATKQEFAQPLWNTWAQFYTSVTEDGVLSYAQGLHDAGVPAQAIQVDDGWMTHYGDFAFNSKFPSPKTLSDRIHALGDKFGLWVTLWINNDADDYAYAAQHGYLLRSKSDPSKPCSVSWWNGTAGIVDLANPAARAWYTGQLTNLQQTYGVDGFKFDTRFFDESCAAYPGYSALDYLTLGAQLTSQFDQQGAGVRIHWTGSQKYGFVTRQVDKGTGWPYLRSAVAQNLAISTVGYPFIETDMIGGSLGQPPATKDVLVRWAQAASAMPLMYSSTSPLGVSNPYGSQSYDRQTVALYTAAVKLHERLAPYVQKQVARAERSGEPIMKPLFFDFPGDQAGYTVSDEWLLGDDLLAAPVLADSATRAVHLPPGRWYDTVHHRVLTGPADLPSFSADLDQTPLFVRLGTPDTGALISALAPAATRP
- a CDS encoding fructosamine kinase family protein, with the translated sequence MPEDRTRAAAAAAERLTGRAVSDPRPMPGGDGGSALTRVRLADGGAAVVKRGQAPRAVPAEAAGLRWLAEAGAPTPAVLGADEEWLVIEAVPEGSAGPAEAEELGRRLARTHAAGAPAFGSPPPGGPADAWIGRAPMRNREGRDWPAWYAEHRLLPYLRTAVDRGSIEPGAEAGAIEEVCSRLPRLAGPPEPPARLHGDLWSGNVLWAGAASGDARLIDPAAHGGHRETDLAMLRLFGCPQLDRILTAYQEETPLADGWAERVPLHQLFPLLVHAALFGGGYGGQAVAAARTALARG
- a CDS encoding Ig domain-containing protein; the encoded protein is MQSFGRSSPWSGARAEGESVPLELRFIDLLMIVIAALLLVAVLLSVVSAHLPAHSGSGAVARPPLRVATAQLPDATAGRSYTLTLAATGGDGTDRWTAAGPLPAGLRLDGSGVLSGTPSAAGGTSFRVTVADGTGASSTRTLALRVAAAPAAATGPRAAPAHHGTGISWWVALLLSLLALRGLYGVYRWIKWMRLPPGTYTVTKR
- a CDS encoding low molecular weight protein-tyrosine-phosphatase; this encodes MHITFVCSGNICRSPSAELVLRERLAEAGLADGVEVSSAGIGPWHVGDPIDPRAAEVLAGHGYPTGHIAEQVGPRHLKADLLLAMDAGHETALRRLLHREYGSGAEGDPAARVRLLRSFDPRAVAAGELDVPDPYYGGDEGFQEMLEMIEAAMPGLLDWVREQPEG
- a CDS encoding MFS transporter; the encoded protein is MTIDEPAGDTGRGAGAGTGPVSAPASATATAAAATAAANADADGSGPDPADGQRPRLTRDQSRAFWGSFSGWAMDGFNWTIFGLVLAPTMAVLLPRSGIADTPAAVGWYGQISAAVFLLGWGFSFLWGPVADRFGRRPAMMASILMYGVFTALAGISTDLWEWNAFRFLAAVGVGGEWAMAGTLLAEALPERSRERFSGLMHSAAYLGVIVVSAIYLLFGTSLGWRGMFAVGAIPAIAVFFLRRTMPEPDKWEEKSAEARRRSFWEPAKEVFSPGYRSRTLGNLVLLVVCVIGLWAGSTYVPTAVSNLATQGGWTKGDIVRLAGLSSMTVAAFTVLGCFAVPRLAQRWGRRSALACMFGLMIVGTVGAYGIAYPMHSIAVTFCFLPLLGLGGASFAVFTLWLPEQYPTRMRATAFAFTTTFSRWVAAAGTFLIGYGIHATGSLTLPLTLTAVVFAVGILLVRLAPETRGETLPD